TGTGTTTTACttgaaaacaaattatttttctgacaATAAAATGTCTGACCGTGATAATTTAGAGAGTGAAAGTGATCACCCTCGTgcaaagaaagcaaaatcacACTATGACACACTATCAAGTCATCAGtaagttaattatatttttataattaaagtatgcacactgataaaaaaattatcttgactcaagagccaaaatcttgaaccaagaataccattttaaagaaaattgttttcttgagtcaagagaataaattcttgaaacaagaaaattttcttagaacaagaataatttcttgacacaagaatttattatcttgactcaagaaaatcattttcaaacAAGCTAAAGGGATTTTGTATGGTGCTGGCATTATCGTTGATTGATTTTaggtaagattttttttttgtattaaaaaaactttgaacGCGTTTATCTTATAACTATGCTTTTCTGATTGACGTACATGATATCTCCGAAATCATTGACCCgatctcaataaaatttaaaccaCATATTCTACATAGTAGTAGCTATATGACACGAACTACAaccaaatcaaaattttgatttttactattttttgaggATAAAAACTGGGAAAAAAAGATTCATTATTAagttattttgatttaatctcagccattttgttttttatcaataaatattatccgATAGTTCCTGCCATAGCtacttatatattaaaagtatataattttagtttttgtgTTTTAGATGAGCCGTTATcaagttattatttacatcAGCGACTTACCAACTTTTGGAGAAACTCCGTTCACTCGCTgtttattcatataaaaaatataaaaaaaaaataaagttacttagatattttttgtgttattcAAGAGTGTATGTGTTGAGTTGAATAAAGtttatataaatatcttttataaggtaaaagccccaatagatgatcatgtaccagtatatgatcactccatgtatttgtatacctatatttgtgaatatatatatacaaatacatggagtgatcatatactggtacgtgatcatctattggggcttttaccttagtttatgtataaaaaataatgaatatttgctTTTTTACAAGAACCGGAACCAGAATGATCCCTTAAGTGTTGAAATCAACGAGTCTTTATTTTTAGGCGCTAGTAGAACATACCTCAAGCTTCGGGCTCAAACCATACAATTATTAGTAATGATAGTATGGCTAATTATGCGATATTTACCAAatcaaactattaaaaatgttaaaacagtaaaaatttcgttgcttaattaaaattctacattaatttgaactaaaaaattttttttaaatgtgtaaATTTCAACTCTTATtacaacttaattttttagagtgaATGATTATGAATTGTTTTTAGtgtatgtaaaaatttatacttacagTGACTGTGGCAgttatttttgttgaaaatgtttccttttatttcaatttcttaGTATAATGATATCTTGTGAACAAAGTTGTTTTTAAACGTCAATGGTTTCAATTTACTATGACCTTAATTAACTTGGAGGTgatgtattatatttaaaaaaaaataaataaagttaaataaaagacCCTTTTTGTACAACGTTTAATTCCCTGCAAAAATATGTTTCGATTATTTCGGTACACTGATCCGttaataacttataaatttccaatattggaaaataatttataatttagaaatagaaaaatagaataagataatcatttttattaatattaaaagctTGAATTTTATAGATCCATTCTTCATTACTACTAAATATGTAAATACCTGattgtttttgagttattataCTAGGGTATATAACGTGAGCAAATGTAAATactaatgtattttatttaatcaatatatttgtttttttttttctatagtgAGGAAAATGTATGGAAACTCTGTCAGGATGTCGCAACGAAGCATGCATCGGAATTATCACACTGCTATGTAgtttttattagtaataacAATCGAAGCGTACCACTTTGGCGACAACGAGAAGGAAAAGGCGACGATAAAGTCATTGTTTGGGTATgtatttgtgttattttttatttttatgtataagTGTGCTTCACTGTTAATAACTAgttaatgtttaatttatgaatttttcttttatgttCAGGATTACCATGCAATTCTAATTTATGCACCTGACGAACGAGCTGTGGTTTATGATTTAGAAAGCGCTTTACCTTTTCCgacatttttttggaaatatgCCACCGAAACCTTTAGATCTGATGAAGCTTTACGCCCTGAATATCATAGGAGATTTAGAATTATACCAGCGgcattatttttacaaaattttgcttctaATCGAAATCACATGAAACGGAAAGATGGCACATGGATTAAAACACCGCCAGAGTATCCACCAATATCTACGCCAAGTAAGATTTTCAATACATTATATAATTAGTGTTAAAGAATAGTTGGTATTACTCAACCAATAATTATATCActtaataaaacttatttattaagtGACGATTCATCACACTGTGTGCAAGTCAAGCACACGGAGcgataaatgatttttttttattaagataatTATCAGAGTTCAGAATTAACACTCTCCGACTTTCAATTATTATGACCAGCccgattaattatttgattattaatatgttgctgatttttaaaataaaatcttaaaaattaagttgtatgatattttttaaaattgactaaaatttgtctaaacttaattttcgatacatctatataaaaatttaataagtaatatcgctattttattgttaaagaaaaaattcatctttacataattattaattaaaatgtatgtatatttttttagcctgccaaaataatttagataaatttattgatatggAACCTGGAACTGGTTTAGGTActgttatgaatttaaaacaattagttaatcaattttatagaccaaataTTAACCAGACGTCATCTCCAGCATCTGAATTCTCTGAAGCTGAAGCAGCATCAAATTGAAGGAAAGcttattttacattaaatagttttatattgtttatccTGACATAATTCAAATCGCTTGGTAccaatagatatatatatatatatatatatatatatatatatatatatatatatatatatatatatatatatatatatatatatatatatatatatatatatatatatatatatatatgtcccagaagtaacggacgccattgtagcatctgataaacaaaataattctgagacgaaaagctCTTAGCTATTTTtcaatcagacgcatagataattaattattaattaaaataacgtccttttatgcgttagagagagagaactagtgtccagtcaagtgcgttcaaaacgaagacgcttgcacgtgtgaatgtgtaagtaaatatgtgtgactacgttagctatagaactagttagtcatacagttagttgtgtctttgtttggcacgtactttactggacactggcgctctttctctaacaaataaagagacgttatttttaattaataattaattatctatgagattaattacaaaatggctaaggacttttcgtctcagaataatttttttcatcagatgctacaatggcgttcgttacttctgggacaccctaTATATGTGCCGGGAATAGTCAACCGACGACATTTCAACCGCGACAGTTCAACCGACGACTTTTTAACCGAACGACATTTGAACTGAAGGACAATTCCATAGATGGACAAAAAAACTGAAGGACAAAATCCATGATAATAGTCCGGGGGCCGGTCATAAGACCCGTATGCAATTCGAGGTCGATGGGAAGTTAAAGTTGATTCTTATGTATTTTGATCTGCTGAATACGAATCTGcttgtcaaattaaaaaaaaaatggtacgttttgtttaaacaattgttttttaaaaaatttttgaaatttgaaatggaacaatttttttctggtagaattaattattttaaagcgaaaataatcaataacttttttccgtaaatttattagttttcgagatatgaattttttttttaaattatttgagatTGCGCGTCGGAGTGGGGATCAGCGCGACCGCGGTTCTCAAAGTCCAGCGGTTCCCGCACGCGTGTACCCGCATATATACATGTCTATATGcttatatgtattttatttatttattttaattactgtaataacttttaaacaatttaaatttaataaaaaatttaaaacatttttaagtaacattttttcataaataataataataataataattaactattgtcctcgagaataaaaaaaataattaaaaaaactaattaagaaatgaaaaaaagtaataaatttaattattattattattattattattattattatttatgaaaaaatgttttaaattttttattaaatttaaattgtttaaaagttattacagtaattaaaataaataaataaaatacatataagCATATAGACATGTATATATGCGGGTACACGCGTGCGGGAACCGCTGGACTTTGAGAACCGCGGTCGCGCTGATCCCCACTCCGACGCGCAatctcaaataatttaaaaaaaaaattcatttctcgAAAACTAATGAATTTACggaaaaaagttattgattattttcgctttaaaataattaattctaccagaaaaaaattgttccatttcaaatttcaaaaattttttaaaaaacaattgtttaaacaaaacgtaccattttttttttaatttgacaagCAGATTCGTATTCAGCAGGtcaaaatatataagaatCAACTTTAACTTCCCATCGACCTCGAATTGCATACGGGTCTTATGACCGGCCCCCGGACTATAAAGGGTACATTACGGTAACAAGctaaaatatctcaggaaatgcccaaacacagctcctgttaaaagcgggACTCAAAATTCcgattttaaaaggttcttcacggaaataaaattttggcacacccttatatatataaatatatatgatatacttatgtatatattatttaaaaatgatatcagTATGATCTTGTAGAACTTTTTAATACATTTAAATGGTGTTGCGACTATTAAACCGAAGACAGTTCGACCGAAGACAATTCAACTTTACGACAGTTCAACCACCATACATTTTAACcgcaaaacaaataatttttaaataaacacacATGAAATCGGTGAAAAAAGGGTACAGGAAGAAAGTTTACATGGATATAGAATATCGgctaaaaaatattgtcaCAAAATATGattcagataaaaatttacaatatctGCATGATATTGCAGCAATattatcttcttgatttattataaaaattaaataatgatattttccCCATATAAagttttgctatttttttttttaaccaaactATGCAATAACTTTGAGAAAGGAATGGTTTCATTTCATTATACAACGGTTGATTTGCCTTGGGATTTAACTGTCATTTGGTTCAAATGTCGTCGGTTAAACTGTCGTCGGTTGAATTGTCTGCGGTTTAATTGTTACAAAacctatttaaattttataacacacattataaatcgaaaaaatatattgaggTCTTATTGATGTAATCGATAAATTTGTAGCAACAGCCATACATATATCTTTgtctttttataataaactctTATTCAATTTACTTCACTACGTcgaaaatttaactcaaaatatctattattaactatataaatctttaaaaatattatataaattaattatatttactgaACTTATTCGATTATGCCATACATTTaagaacaataatttttttttccgctgTTGAGAGGTACATTTTCTTACCGTAGTTTTCAAATAATATGTTCTGAcgcattaatattataatagtataaaatcggttattttttgattatattaAAGACTGATACTTTTcagaaaactttttaatttgtttaataattaataaaacgcacttattaataaattttgtgatttaattacagtagaaaaaaatatatatagaataattaaaattgaagcaacaattgttaaattttggaattataatgtgattttactattcaattaCTGTAATACTTGTGATActttacattttttactctttcataattgtataaatatactatctataattatttttaaaatcattactACTTCTAATATTCTCAGCATacgtttaataaaattaaaaactaggTACAGTTTTCATTACTAAATAATTCTATAATTTCTCTCTatgatgtttaataattaataaaaaaaaaactgtgtatttgataaaaaacaattaaaaagataaattgtctaattattaaattaacatcgaattaattaatgaactCAATCaacgaatgaaaaaaaataatcaacgtTTTACGAAATCGTTCTGCATCATAAAAGAAGAttgattcatttttgtaagccATGTTTTGGAAATTATAGTCATCTCTTTTCTAGTATTGAAAATTGTAGatttcaattttcatataCTGTGAATTTTAAGAACGACaacaacaaatattattttttttccgaaaaCTTACAAAAATGGCAAAGTAactaaattacaataattcatttaattaaataatatttgataaaataataaaaactatttatttatttggctTTATGATAAATCTTGTGAGCATTCGCTTTTAAGGTGCAGACTCTCATCTCAATATAAGTATTTCGTTGTAatgttagttaatattaaaatttatcataaataacaccggcccacaaaaaaaaaatgctctgtacttttgaccggacctaccgatctttatatattttgacaCGCTGAATCCGAATCTGAAATCAGTTTTACCCATAcaccctcaaaattttgagtaaaatgcaaaaacccaaaaaattgcgaaaaactgcagtcacagcaatgaaaaaaattttttggacctAGATcacgtatgatttttatgtatttcaattCACAGAATCTGAATCTAAATGTTTCGTAGCTTCTTAAgccgtcaaaatttgaaaaaattgcaaaaaactcaaaaaaaattgcaagaaatcatgaaaaatcgaaattatcgagattaaaaaaattttttggattcagattgagcatgatttttatgtactttgttccactgaatttaaatctgaattttttttgtcccattgatgttttaaaatttagaaaaatctcaaaaaataaaaaaaaaatcgagaaaattgcagttataaatatgagaaaaaatctattataCACCATTGTTAATGACTTAGATGTATTTTCATAGATGGAATATGATCTTAGAATTGAAAATCtgacaaaattctaaaatctgtaaaaaataGCATGTAAGGAGAAAGTACAGAACCATGTTTTCGAATTTCGGACTGTCTTTTGTTTGTATCGAACTTTTTAGCTTCAAATGAGCTACGCAGAGGGTTCCCCTCTTAccttttatgttttttttctggtatttatttttttatcatccagcaaaatattgattgaacttgattaaatttatctctatcgaaaaatctttttaaaaaccaTGCGAAAAGGAACGATCTTTCTGATTTTAAGCTGTTCTTCGCTTGTGTCGAATCCTTTTGTCTTCGAATGACCTACGCAAAGGGTTTCTTTTTCGCTTTCTGTTTTCATTGGGTACATCTTTCTCAAGTGCCCAGCACTGATCTGTCATCATATTGGCATTCCACTTTCGCCATGCTCCTCACTGTAGTCgccaagattttcaggaaagtaTTGAAGGTGAGAAtgtaaaaaatgcaatttaagATTCATTAAGCAACCCAGCGTACCGTAATTCTCCAACAACTCTTCAACTAAATTTTCGTAATTTTCACTCTTATTATTTCccgaaaaattttgtgacacATCTTTAAAACTCGACCATGCTGCTCTTTCAATGTCGCTCATTTCATAAGCGAAGTTATCGTCTAGAAACAAAGTCCGAATTTGAGGCCCATCAAAAATCCCTTCTTTTAATTTGGCATCACTTATAGCTGGGAACTTTTCTCCCAAATATGTAGAACAATTGCCATCTTGTTCCAGAGGTTTGACGAACTGCTTCATAAGACCAAGCTTAATATGATGTGGTGGTAGTAGGTATTTAGAAGGATCAATTAACGGTGTTCGTATCACATTGTGAGAACCAGAATCCAAGTGCGATCTCGTTGGCCATTCTTTCTTTACATAGTGATTTTCCCGATCTCGACTATCCCATAAACATAAATAGCAGGGATATTTTGTAAACCCTGATTGTTGACCTAACAGAAGTGTTGCAATTTTCAAATTACCACAAATTTTCCATTGATGCTccaaatactttattttatttaatacaatctgtaaattttcataagtttCTTTAAGTTTGGTCGACTGGGCTATTGGAATCGGTGCATATGTGTTTCCGTTATGGAGAAGAACCGCTTTTAGACTTCTCTTTGACGAATCAATAAAAAGCCTCCATTCATCGTCTTTGTATGTGTTCGATTTTAATTCATCAACCAAACCTTTTACATCTGAACAGTAAACCAATGAATTTTCGTTAtcattgttgaaaaattttcggaACTCTTTCTTCCTATCgcgataaaaataagctgaTGTTcctttagttaataaatttttcttcttcaataCAGCCGCTAAGTGTTCAGATCCCTCTTTGGATAAACCCTATATGTCGCACAAGGTCATTTAATTCTAGTTGGTGGAAGGTTTCAGGGTCTTTATTTTGCATCGGGCAAGTATTTTTCGTCCTCAGAACTGTTTTCTCTATAGACGTCGTCAACTTGCATTCCTTCTTCGCTCTCATCCATCGGCTCAAGAGTAGCAGTTTCTTGAGGTTTGACACAAGCGAAAAACAGCTTAAAATCAGAAAGATCGTTCCTTATCTTCGCAtggtttttaaaaagattttccgatagagataaatttaatcaagttcaatcaatattttgctagatgacaaaaaaagaaataccAGAAGAAAACAGAAAAGGTAAGAGGGGAACCCTCTGCGTAGCTCATTTGAAGCTAAAAAAGTTCGATACAAACAAAAGACAGTCCGAAATTCGAAAACATGGTTCTGTACTTTCTCCTTACATGCtattttttacagattttagaattttgtcaGTTTTCCAATTCTAAGATCATATTCCATCTATTAAAATACACCTGTCATTAACAATCGGGtttaatggatttttttttttcatatttataactgcaattttctcgatttttttgattttttgagatttttaaaaattttaaaacgtcaATGGGACAAAAAAACTTCAGATTTAAATTCAGTGGaacaaagtacataaaaatcatactcaatctgaatccaaaaaatttttttaatctcgataatttcgatttttcatgatttctggcaatttttttttagttttttgcaattttttcaaattttgacggcTCAAGAAGCTACTTAACGTTTAGATTCAGATTCTGTGaattgaaatacataaaaatcatacgtgATCTaggtccaaaaaatttttttcattgctgtgactgcagtttttcgcaattttttggggttttttgcattttactcaaaattttgagggtgTATGGGCAAAACTGATTTCAGATTCGGATTCAGCGCgtcgaaatacataaagatgagtaggtccggtcaaaagtacagagcactttttttttttgtgagctGGTGTAATTTATCATTTCTATGAAAAGAAAAGAcacataataattaacaatatattgtaaaaaaaaaaaaaaaaaaaaaaacgagggttgaaattaaatgattatatgtTACGTGGTCAGATAAGTTCGATTGTGTAAACTAAACCGCCTGCGGGCAATATCATTGaatcaaattgataaaatataccTGAACGATAATGCTGAAgcaataaagttttttttcaagtgcAAATTTgcaacaagtttttttttaatttttaacagtccAAActgttaatttcttttttattttatatatttttgtaatgaaTGAGATCATACAACAAAGACGACcaagataaaataaagtttaactCTAGATGTcattgtataattaaaaaaaacgagtaagtattgaatatttacgtgtattcaatatttatgtgagtattattgttatatttttttttcttatcgtacacaaaatttataaatttttttttgagaaagaCCATCACCATCAATTTTCAATGTATTCTTGtataacttaaattttgatcaacttgataatattttatttataaactttcattaaaatttttagtttaaattacaaaaaacacgtttaaattaatttattatataatttgttttattaattactgttAGTTTTAAacttactttatttaaaaaaataatgagctAGAGTAAAATTGCATCCACAATCGATACAGTAACTGTTATTCACAATTTGAAcgtaaaataaagtttatttacttttttatttacgttCTATAATACGGTCTTGCCATACTGTATGTCGACATTGGtatgttattttttgataaatggTGAGCATCACCTTGATCATATTCGACATCGTAATAAATACCACTTTGgttctgtaaaaaataataataattattacttaattaaaatgtgaatacgtaaattattatataattattttattagcgTTTTAATCTTACTGCCAAAGATGATCTAGATTTGGGTCTGGGTACATGAAAACCATTACTGGGAATCAAGTCAGCTCTGTCTTTATCTTGTGGTTCTGAATCAGAACTATCAGGATCAGGTTGATATCTTTGCCTAGGCCTTGGTGGAGCTTGTAATCTTGGTAATGGAACTGGAGGAAGCGTACCATGACAACTGAGAGTCGGATAGCCAAATACGGCTGAACTGGGTCGTGTGGGGCCTAATGGTTCTGTCTGATTAGAAATTCaacataaatattacattaaatatcttttgaataaaatttttgtttacgATTCTATTGTATGGGTATTAAATGAAATCCAAGTAATTTAACTTAAGTTAACTTGATTTTACGAGAAACCTTTTATTTCATgcaagtttaaaaataatttaatacttttttagtcttaaaataaaatttagattcaGTAGATAAAATACatgtaaaaataagttttagaaagacaaaaaattgtttaacgTGAATTTTATAGAAACTCACAGTATGATATATATCACTATATTATGATATTAATATATTGTtatgtataataaaatgatttcaaTTAAACTTACTGCATATAAGTTAGCTGTCGCCATACGTTCAGTTATGTGGCCCCATAAATAAGGTGGTAAATTAGGAGGAGGG
The sequence above is drawn from the Cotesia glomerata isolate CgM1 linkage group LG4, MPM_Cglom_v2.3, whole genome shotgun sequence genome and encodes:
- the LOC123263423 gene encoding protein N-terminal glutamine amidohydrolase-like yields the protein MSSGNNCVLKFAKLTDKAFAPTKGSALAAGYDLRSAYDCVIPARGKELVKTDIQIEVPNGTYGRVAPRSGLAWKHFLDVGAGVIDADYSEENVWKLCQDVATKHASELSHCYVVFISNNNRSVPLWRQREGKGDDKVIVWDYHAILIYAPDERAVVYDLESALPFPTFFWKYATETFRSDEALRPEYHRRFRIIPAALFLQNFASNRNHMKRKDGTWIKTPPEYPPISTPTCQNNLDKFIDMEPGTGLGTVMNLKQLVNQFYRPNINQTSSPASEFSEAEAASN